Proteins from one Pyrobaculum neutrophilum V24Sta genomic window:
- a CDS encoding Clp1/GlmU family protein, whose translation MTIRVLKTGDMYRIEGPAKVVVRRGQIYATGVVYGEGQSFTVLRARRLVIKALGDSEVELVLGPGALMEKVAPQEEIVDEWERRIADVDPRGVALIIGMMDVGKSTLAAMLGNKALSRGYKVAVIDADVGQNDLGPPTTVSMARLTRYITHLRQLAAEKSIFLQSTSLERVWPRAVEQIAKAVDYARERWGVETIVINTDGWVLDEEAVAFKRKLIERLKPSLIVAIQVERELAPIIEGYGNVVVLPPPPHVRVRTREDRKIHREMGYGRYIFPPVELALSLDKTPLCNLPIFRGVELSDDLRRMLTRAVGAPVLKAFQAGGRVYAVVQSDTWSLRKVGGFQVVCLPNEFEKGLLVGLEDREGFLVGLGVLKKIYYDRRKAVVYTSSDVERRIGEVKCIRLGLVRLDENFNEVERATNLLKVEET comes from the coding sequence ATGACTATTCGCGTTCTCAAGACCGGCGATATGTACCGCATAGAGGGCCCCGCCAAGGTGGTGGTTAGGAGGGGCCAGATATACGCCACCGGCGTTGTATACGGCGAGGGGCAGAGCTTTACGGTCCTCAGGGCGAGGAGGCTTGTGATAAAGGCGCTGGGCGATTCGGAGGTCGAGTTGGTGTTGGGGCCTGGTGCCCTCATGGAGAAGGTGGCTCCCCAGGAGGAGATCGTGGACGAGTGGGAGCGTAGGATCGCCGACGTGGACCCGCGGGGCGTGGCGTTGATCATAGGCATGATGGACGTGGGGAAGTCCACCTTGGCGGCTATGTTGGGCAATAAGGCGCTGTCGCGCGGCTACAAGGTCGCCGTGATAGACGCAGATGTTGGCCAAAACGACCTAGGTCCCCCCACCACAGTGTCTATGGCGAGGCTTACGAGGTATATTACGCACCTTAGGCAGCTGGCGGCGGAGAAGAGCATATTTCTACAGTCCACGAGTCTCGAAAGGGTGTGGCCGAGGGCTGTGGAACAGATCGCAAAGGCTGTGGACTACGCGAGAGAGAGGTGGGGCGTAGAGACCATAGTGATCAACACAGACGGGTGGGTCCTCGACGAAGAAGCGGTCGCGTTTAAGCGCAAGTTAATCGAGAGGCTCAAGCCGTCTCTCATAGTCGCGATACAGGTGGAGAGAGAGCTTGCGCCCATTATAGAGGGCTATGGGAACGTGGTGGTTCTCCCCCCGCCTCCCCACGTGAGAGTGAGGACGAGAGAAGACAGGAAGATACACAGAGAGATGGGCTACGGCAGATACATATTTCCGCCTGTGGAGCTCGCCCTCTCTCTCGACAAAACCCCTCTATGTAATCTGCCGATCTTCAGAGGCGTGGAGCTCTCCGATGATCTAAGAAGGATGCTCACAAGGGCGGTGGGGGCCCCCGTGTTGAAGGCGTTTCAAGCCGGGGGGAGGGTGTATGCGGTTGTCCAAAGCGATACGTGGTCGCTCAGGAAAGTCGGCGGTTTCCAGGTGGTGTGTCTACCTAACGAGTTCGAGAAGGGCCTACTCGTGGGGCTCGAAGACCGGGAGGGGTTTCTCGTCGGGTTAGGCGTGTTGAAGAAGATATACTACGACAGAAGAAAGGCTGTCGTCTACACATCAAGCGATGTGGAAAGGAGGATAGGCGAGGTCAAATGTATAAGGCTTGGTCTCGTCAGACTCGACGAGAACTTCAACGAGGTTGAGAGGGCGACGAATCTGCTCAAGGTGGAGGAGACCTAA
- a CDS encoding metallophosphoesterase, producing MRGVVLPLRRERILLLADTHVGYEVELRRERGVNAVSQTGRLIGGILELLEQHNATSIAILGDVKHELPVPRESVEEVKTFLRAIAKRAPLLLIPGNHDSLLEQIAVGIEGVEVAPNRGVLLGRYLLLHGHVKPAREDLERAEVVVMGHTHPAVVIRDEIGYAVKEPAILKIRASRTKLCRSLYGGPCKRRGHIRIVVLPAAHPLITGVDIREIPSLAAEGRTLLRHVEWKPENIEVYLADMTYLGTVADLSEPREESSP from the coding sequence GTGCGGGGCGTTGTTCTGCCGTTGCGGCGCGAGAGGATCTTGTTGCTTGCGGATACGCACGTGGGTTACGAGGTAGAGCTGAGGAGGGAGAGGGGGGTCAACGCGGTTAGCCAGACCGGCAGATTAATAGGCGGGATCCTTGAGCTTCTAGAACAACACAACGCCACGTCTATAGCGATACTGGGCGACGTGAAGCACGAGCTTCCCGTGCCGCGGGAAAGCGTGGAGGAGGTGAAGACCTTCCTGAGAGCTATCGCCAAGAGGGCGCCCCTCCTCTTGATACCGGGCAACCACGACTCGTTGCTTGAACAGATCGCGGTGGGTATAGAGGGCGTGGAGGTTGCGCCTAACAGGGGGGTGCTACTGGGGAGGTACCTCCTGCTACACGGCCACGTTAAACCTGCCAGGGAGGACCTAGAGCGGGCTGAGGTCGTCGTTATGGGCCACACCCACCCCGCCGTGGTGATCAGAGACGAAATTGGCTACGCCGTGAAGGAGCCCGCCATACTCAAGATACGCGCATCACGTACGAAGCTCTGTAGATCTCTATACGGCGGACCTTGCAAGAGGAGGGGCCACATACGGATAGTGGTGCTACCGGCTGCCCATCCCCTTATAACGGGGGTAGACATCAGAGAGATCCCGAGCCTCGCGGCGGAGGGGCGCACGCTCCTTAGACATGTGGAGTGGAAGCCGGAAAACATAGAGGTATACCTAGCCGACATGACCTACCTGGGGACCGTAGCAGATCTTTCGGAGCCGCGGGAAGAAAGCTCGCCCTGA
- the rimI gene encoding ribosomal protein S18-alanine N-acetyltransferase codes for MLRRCQASDIPSLYEIELKSFKPDDIYSVELLKFLCSYCYDNSYVYVAGGKVVGYIVTCIEGGRAHVIAIAVDPDFRGRGVGKALLCTALRLLADGKVSDVFLEVRVSNEPALRLYQAAGFKVVELLKSYYSDGEDGYRLSLGDRKKAAEFCGRLSEKI; via the coding sequence GTGTTGAGGAGGTGTCAGGCGTCTGATATACCGAGTCTTTACGAGATAGAGCTTAAGTCCTTCAAGCCCGACGACATCTACAGCGTTGAGTTGTTGAAGTTCCTCTGCTCCTACTGCTACGACAACTCGTATGTGTACGTGGCGGGCGGCAAGGTGGTGGGCTACATCGTCACATGTATCGAGGGGGGCAGGGCACATGTTATAGCGATAGCTGTGGATCCGGACTTCAGAGGTAGAGGCGTCGGTAAAGCGTTGTTGTGTACAGCGCTTAGGCTCCTCGCCGATGGCAAAGTCTCCGATGTTTTCCTAGAGGTTAGAGTCAGCAACGAGCCGGCGTTGCGGCTGTACCAAGCCGCCGGCTTCAAGGTGGTCGAGCTGTTGAAGAGCTACTACAGCGATGGCGAAGATGGATATAGGCTGTCTCTAGGAGATAGGAAAAAAGCGGCTGAGTTCTGCGGCAGGCTATCTGAAAAGATATAG
- a CDS encoding DNA double-strand break repair nuclease NurA — protein sequence MRQLLSEVLRFAELEFATPEPEPTGELVELVHACEAEESPEYYAVDSGYAVYRVGSVDVLLQSLVAVGRDVRRRFILRRVEKDHHLEARENELRFAESIGAEVVLVDGPLTPYVNISELIGVSKEPRLVRYGPRIEDPEKRRRFMKLAELLGEREAAGLLLRRAPRGSFLTPVDLGGLYGTFFKSDWVIYVEFPKKTSAERICALFKRYPIKLRLAHHLAKVSSRQANAVWTVLANVLHRPIHRPRELL from the coding sequence ATGCGGCAGCTACTCTCCGAGGTTCTAAGGTTCGCCGAGCTCGAATTCGCAACGCCCGAACCTGAGCCAACCGGGGAGCTCGTGGAGCTTGTGCATGCCTGTGAAGCTGAGGAGAGCCCAGAGTACTACGCGGTGGACTCCGGCTACGCAGTGTACCGCGTGGGCTCCGTAGACGTGCTGTTGCAGTCCCTCGTCGCCGTTGGACGAGATGTGAGGAGGAGGTTCATACTCAGGAGGGTCGAAAAAGACCACCACCTAGAGGCCAGGGAAAACGAGCTGAGGTTCGCCGAGTCGATAGGCGCCGAGGTGGTGCTCGTGGACGGCCCCCTAACGCCCTATGTAAACATCTCCGAGCTCATCGGAGTCTCCAAAGAGCCGAGGTTGGTGAGATACGGCCCTAGGATAGAGGACCCGGAGAAAAGACGGCGGTTTATGAAGCTGGCGGAGCTCCTAGGCGAAAGAGAGGCCGCGGGCCTTCTACTCCGCCGCGCGCCACGCGGCTCTTTCCTAACGCCGGTGGATCTAGGCGGTCTCTACGGCACGTTTTTCAAGTCAGACTGGGTTATCTACGTAGAGTTTCCAAAGAAAACCTCCGCGGAGCGTATATGCGCCTTGTTTAAAAGATACCCCATAAAGCTCAGGCTGGCCCACCACCTGGCAAAAGTGAGCAGTAGACAGGCAAACGCCGTGTGGACCGTGTTGGCAAACGTCCTACATAGGCCTATCCACAGGCCAAGGGAGCTTCTATGA
- a CDS encoding pyridoxal phosphate-dependent aminotransferase, whose translation MRGFSSKIGALRESPTRKIDELREKLKRENRDVILLSTGQPSVPPPREVREAMKNLLGVDSMELYGYTPSLGTYEAREAISEDLKRLGGVDVPPEQIVLTAGGQAAMFSTLATLLEAGDEVVVTDPTYFGYRPLIEYFGASVKYLRTRLEDGFQPRPEELRSLVGRRTKALVLVSPDNPTGRTLKPEAAKAIVDLARDYDFWIIVDEAYKTLIYEGGHVYLYKLAPERTISINTFSKDPAIPGWRLGYVYGPPEVMPKIKLMNEEMVYCPPSFAQKMVTLYLRSEARMRYVREVVEIYRQRRDVAVSALRKYLPEARFVVPSGSMFVFVDLSSYVLDGESFAKQLLERYGVAVVPGSYFSEVYKAAVRISFVSETPERIEEGIRRMGEAAGAL comes from the coding sequence ATGAGGGGATTTTCGTCCAAGATAGGGGCTCTTCGAGAATCCCCCACTAGGAAGATTGACGAATTGCGAGAGAAGCTGAAGAGGGAGAACAGAGACGTCATCTTGCTCTCTACGGGGCAACCCAGCGTGCCCCCTCCTAGGGAGGTGAGAGAGGCCATGAAGAACCTCCTCGGCGTGGACTCCATGGAGCTGTACGGCTACACGCCGTCGCTGGGAACATACGAGGCTAGGGAGGCCATCTCGGAGGACCTAAAGAGGCTGGGAGGCGTCGACGTGCCGCCGGAGCAGATCGTGCTAACGGCGGGGGGGCAAGCGGCTATGTTTTCAACGCTCGCCACCCTCCTTGAGGCTGGGGACGAGGTGGTTGTGACAGACCCCACCTACTTCGGCTATAGGCCCCTTATCGAGTACTTCGGCGCCTCGGTTAAATATCTAAGGACCAGGTTGGAGGACGGCTTTCAGCCGCGCCCTGAGGAGCTCCGGTCTCTTGTAGGCAGGAGGACAAAGGCGCTGGTTCTTGTGTCGCCGGATAACCCAACCGGCAGAACGCTGAAGCCGGAGGCGGCGAAGGCGATTGTGGATCTGGCAAGGGATTACGACTTTTGGATTATCGTCGATGAGGCCTACAAGACCTTGATATACGAGGGGGGCCACGTCTATCTTTACAAGCTGGCGCCCGAGCGGACGATTTCGATAAATACGTTCTCGAAGGACCCCGCGATACCCGGGTGGAGGCTCGGCTACGTCTACGGCCCGCCCGAGGTTATGCCGAAGATAAAGCTCATGAACGAGGAGATGGTGTACTGCCCGCCCTCCTTCGCCCAGAAGATGGTTACGCTGTATTTGAGGTCTGAGGCGCGGATGAGATACGTAAGAGAGGTCGTTGAGATATACCGCCAGAGGAGAGACGTGGCGGTCTCCGCTCTGAGGAAGTACCTCCCAGAGGCTAGGTTTGTGGTCCCCTCCGGCTCCATGTTCGTCTTCGTTGACCTCTCCAGCTACGTCCTAGACGGCGAGAGCTTCGCAAAACAGCTACTTGAGAGATACGGAGTAGCCGTCGTCCCAGGCTCGTACTTCAGCGAGGTGTATAAGGCGGCGGTGCGCATATCCTTCGTCTCAGAGACGCCGGAGAGGATAGAGGAGGGCATCAGGAGGATGGGAGAGGCGGCGGGGGCTCTGTGA
- a CDS encoding 8-oxo-dGTP diphosphatase, with product MIYVETLLYVVKDGRVLLIRKKRGLGAGLFNGVGGKVKPGETPEEAAAREALEEVGVAPVGLEWRGLLEFWNFEDGAVESAHYVHVFVARGYRGELRETDEAAPVWFNVEEIPFGEMWEDDKFWLPVVLRGGRVYGRFEFESWRLKRWRLYKLLEETG from the coding sequence GTGATATACGTAGAAACGTTGCTATACGTGGTCAAGGACGGCAGAGTCCTCCTCATTAGAAAAAAGAGGGGTTTGGGCGCTGGGCTCTTCAACGGAGTGGGGGGGAAGGTCAAGCCTGGGGAGACACCTGAGGAGGCGGCGGCGAGGGAGGCGTTGGAGGAGGTGGGGGTGGCCCCCGTGGGCTTGGAGTGGAGAGGGCTTTTGGAGTTCTGGAACTTCGAAGATGGCGCAGTCGAGTCGGCGCACTACGTCCACGTGTTCGTGGCTAGGGGGTACCGCGGCGAGTTGCGTGAAACCGACGAGGCGGCGCCCGTGTGGTTCAACGTCGAGGAGATCCCCTTTGGAGAGATGTGGGAAGACGACAAGTTCTGGCTCCCGGTGGTTTTGCGCGGCGGGAGGGTGTACGGCCGTTTCGAGTTCGAGAGTTGGAGGTTGAAAAGGTGGCGCCTCTATAAGTTACTTGAGGAGACTGGCTAG
- a CDS encoding transcription factor, whose amino-acid sequence MAEEERTVERAHVEEREGRQILVLRWNTGKTSAGRLFGRYGAGGRPDFFRLLFGAVAGSLREKFGPQGEELFSKIRDSEEFRRSSREIFDAAKEWFFNELAPKHGLDKGDIFMIITEIELDLTTGELRWRRDKTEFYYWVRSDRCHQVAAPKDCQELAQENARLRQEVEQLRKELAQIKERLASLLK is encoded by the coding sequence ATGGCCGAGGAGGAGAGGACGGTAGAGCGGGCACACGTAGAGGAGCGGGAGGGGAGGCAGATACTTGTCTTGAGGTGGAACACCGGAAAGACGTCGGCCGGCCGCCTCTTCGGTAGATACGGCGCCGGCGGGAGGCCGGACTTCTTCAGGCTGTTGTTTGGCGCAGTGGCGGGCTCCCTAAGGGAGAAGTTCGGCCCCCAGGGAGAGGAGCTTTTCAGCAAGATAAGGGACTCGGAGGAGTTCAGGAGAAGCAGCAGGGAGATCTTCGACGCGGCTAAGGAGTGGTTTTTCAACGAACTCGCGCCTAAACACGGCCTAGACAAAGGCGACATCTTTATGATAATCACAGAGATAGAGCTGGACTTGACCACGGGCGAGCTCCGGTGGCGTAGAGACAAGACCGAGTTCTACTACTGGGTAAGAAGCGATAGGTGCCACCAGGTCGCAGCGCCGAAGGACTGCCAGGAGCTGGCTCAGGAAAACGCAAGGCTGAGGCAGGAGGTGGAACAGCTGAGGAAAGAGCTAGCTCAGATAAAGGAGAGGCTAGCCAGTCTCCTCAAGTAA
- a CDS encoding radical SAM protein, translated as MAKGCELCLLGAKSVIFITGLCPLSCPYCPVSAERFGKDVMYVNDMPVSRLEDIPRVVAEYASEGAAITGGDPSVVAERVKTVADLLKREFGEGFHIHMYTHVLNLDGRRAGLIASSRVDEVRIHATSISQVRGREKYVKALAASGKTVGAEVPALPGLERQIAEAVNALAPYISFVNINELDISETNRERLRAMGYKAEGLNVAGSLEAARKIAEMVTVPAHICTGRSKDLIQMGTRLFRHAMATAAPAEHVQDDGTVAYDEEGRHPRSLSARKIRIKLKTGEKTLEIQ; from the coding sequence ATGGCGAAGGGTTGCGAGCTGTGTCTCCTCGGCGCTAAAAGCGTCATTTTCATAACTGGGCTCTGCCCCTTGAGTTGCCCCTACTGTCCAGTCAGCGCCGAGAGGTTTGGAAAAGACGTCATGTATGTAAACGACATGCCCGTGAGCAGGTTGGAGGATATACCCAGGGTGGTGGCCGAGTACGCCTCAGAAGGGGCGGCCATCACAGGCGGGGACCCCTCGGTGGTGGCGGAGCGCGTGAAGACGGTGGCGGACCTCCTAAAGAGGGAGTTCGGCGAGGGCTTCCACATACACATGTACACACACGTGTTGAACCTAGACGGGAGAAGAGCCGGGCTGATCGCGTCCAGCAGAGTAGACGAGGTGAGGATCCACGCGACGTCTATAAGCCAGGTGCGGGGGAGGGAGAAGTACGTAAAAGCCTTGGCGGCCTCTGGGAAAACCGTGGGCGCCGAGGTGCCTGCGTTGCCGGGGCTAGAGCGCCAGATCGCCGAGGCGGTAAACGCGCTGGCGCCGTACATAAGCTTCGTAAACATCAACGAGCTCGACATCTCCGAGACCAACCGGGAGAGGCTAAGGGCTATGGGCTACAAGGCGGAGGGGCTAAACGTGGCAGGTAGCCTAGAGGCGGCGAGGAAGATAGCGGAGATGGTCACGGTGCCGGCACACATATGCACAGGAAGATCAAAGGACTTGATACAGATGGGGACCCGGCTGTTTAGACACGCCATGGCCACCGCCGCGCCGGCTGAACACGTCCAAGACGACGGCACCGTGGCGTATGACGAAGAGGGGCGACACCCCAGAAGCCTATCGGCGAGAAAGATTCGTATAAAGCTAAAGACGGGAGAAAAAACCCTCGAGATACAATAG
- a CDS encoding glucodextranase DOMON-like domain-containing protein yields MNSKYGLLIIMLATLIYAQGLFTVQTATDPKGDFNGPGWYTPPLNPVFKNGTVFDITKFEVLYNASSDALILRITFSDLGGNPLNSETGFSLQYIQVYIHRGFPGNPWGTVSCSVLRPEDGNPAAGNAFYDEATRFFCPDPANLTQFKYTPGVKFSSSAPWDVAIFIGPKWGNDTVNLVAVADVTGGTISVSPLPRVYTQGSSVVAVVPRKLIPPTTRFMSDFPQPTWRYYVLVTAYDRNGPGRIIQFATQADASKAGAGSANASAIASGTLPRVFDVLGPNAPLRTFSKDSPATLEPQALSWGNFPLAYTTSTVNRLVPVTVTKTDTLTVTETATATQYITTTATSYVTQTQQIYVPYVDPVSYVVLGIGVLAGIAGALAAARRK; encoded by the coding sequence ATGAACTCCAAGTATGGGCTTCTGATAATTATGCTGGCTACGTTGATATATGCACAAGGCCTATTTACTGTCCAAACCGCGACGGATCCTAAGGGGGATTTCAACGGCCCGGGTTGGTACACACCCCCTCTTAACCCAGTGTTCAAAAACGGTACTGTTTTCGACATCACCAAGTTCGAGGTGCTCTATAACGCGTCATCTGACGCGCTTATTTTGAGGATAACCTTCTCGGACCTGGGCGGAAACCCGCTTAACTCAGAAACCGGGTTCTCTCTGCAGTACATCCAGGTGTATATACACAGGGGGTTCCCCGGCAACCCGTGGGGGACGGTCAGTTGTAGCGTTCTAAGGCCGGAGGACGGCAACCCCGCGGCCGGCAATGCCTTTTACGACGAGGCCACGCGCTTCTTCTGTCCAGATCCCGCGAACCTAACGCAGTTCAAGTACACGCCTGGGGTTAAGTTCTCCAGCTCCGCGCCCTGGGATGTGGCGATCTTCATAGGGCCGAAGTGGGGCAACGATACGGTGAACCTAGTCGCCGTGGCCGATGTCACAGGTGGGACAATAAGCGTGTCCCCCCTGCCGCGTGTCTACACACAGGGAAGCTCTGTTGTGGCCGTTGTGCCTAGGAAGCTGATACCCCCAACGACCAGGTTCATGAGCGACTTTCCACAACCCACATGGAGATACTACGTGTTGGTAACCGCGTACGACCGCAACGGGCCTGGGAGGATAATACAGTTTGCCACGCAAGCCGACGCGTCTAAGGCCGGCGCCGGCTCTGCCAACGCCTCGGCGATTGCCTCAGGCACGTTGCCTAGAGTGTTCGACGTGTTGGGACCCAACGCCCCGCTTAGGACGTTCTCCAAGGACTCCCCAGCTACGCTAGAGCCGCAGGCTTTGAGCTGGGGCAACTTCCCGTTGGCCTATACCACATCCACTGTCAACAGGCTCGTGCCTGTGACGGTAACTAAGACGGATACGTTGACTGTGACAGAGACGGCCACAGCAACGCAATACATCACAACAACAGCGACATCCTACGTCACGCAGACGCAACAGATCTACGTGCCGTATGTCGACCCGGTCAGCTACGTCGTACTTGGGATAGGGGTGTTAGCCGGGATAGCGGGGGCTCTTGCAGCCGCTAGACGTAAGTAA
- a CDS encoding ABC transporter substrate-binding protein, protein MRHKMFLLVLMLGVFLAAQYTAPHTNPGPAADRIVGKSVPIAQAGAAVKAGDIDVYIFGMRAAQAAPLKGDPSVVLYTAAAGFNDIVLNPAPSNPPCANPFSSRAIRYAMQFVVDRDYVANEIFKGFAVPMYIWLSQYDPTYSIVADIISQLGIRYDLDYAKAIVDSEMPKLGATKGQDGKWYCKGKPVTLIGLIRVEDERKDIGDAFASALEQLGFTVDRKYVTFDVAIQTVYGTDPAQFQWHFYTEGWGKGGIDRWDTSSISQYCASWFGYMPGWGTTGWYNYANATIDEITDKLYKGKYTSFKEYVELYRKATLMCIQESVRVFVNTNLNAFVASPQLKGVTVDLGAGLRASVYNARNWYVPGRDVVNVGHLWIWTASSAWNPVPQGGFTDVYSVDWFRMMYDPAVWNHPFTGEPMPFRATYVVETKGPAGYFDVPADAYRWDAKQKAWVSAGGAKAKSKVVFNYAKYIGAKWHDGQPIKLADVLFIYAFMWDISNDPQKVARESGVASYVNATMSLIKGIRVVNDTAIEVYIDYWHFDPNYIASMAVYTPDMPWEIYYATDQLVYVKQTYAASRASATKYNVPWLSLILKDHAKAAADVLQDALSKGVYPESWFKIGNKTLLTKDEALARYKAAIDWFNKYGHLIISQGPFYLYAIDTAKQYIELRAYRDPTYPYKPGAFYFGVATPVSIKAINVPAVTVGQPASVSVSLEVPTGAGKIYYKWGVVDPTTGRFIYISEEASAAGAPLTINMPADVSSKLTANKPYKFWVLTYAENVPIVSEATQVFVPKAAAPATTTPAATTPPATATPTATPPQPTVATTTAPAAGSTTALAAAVVGILVIIAALALALRKKSGGAQQ, encoded by the coding sequence ATGAGACACAAAATGTTCCTATTGGTGCTCATGCTAGGCGTGTTCCTAGCGGCCCAGTACACCGCGCCGCACACGAACCCGGGACCTGCCGCGGATAGAATAGTCGGCAAGTCTGTCCCCATAGCACAGGCGGGGGCCGCGGTTAAGGCTGGAGACATAGACGTCTACATATTCGGCATGAGGGCAGCTCAAGCGGCTCCCCTCAAGGGAGACCCCTCTGTGGTTCTCTACACGGCTGCGGCTGGCTTCAACGACATTGTTCTGAACCCAGCGCCCTCGAACCCGCCTTGTGCCAACCCCTTCTCAAGCCGGGCGATTAGATACGCGATGCAGTTTGTAGTAGACAGAGACTACGTGGCAAACGAAATTTTCAAAGGCTTCGCAGTCCCCATGTACATATGGCTCTCCCAATACGACCCCACCTACTCGATAGTGGCGGACATAATCTCGCAGCTCGGCATTAGATACGACCTAGACTACGCAAAGGCGATAGTGGATAGCGAGATGCCTAAGCTCGGCGCCACCAAGGGGCAAGACGGCAAGTGGTACTGCAAGGGCAAGCCGGTCACGCTGATCGGCCTAATCCGTGTAGAAGACGAGCGTAAGGACATCGGCGACGCCTTTGCCTCCGCGCTTGAGCAGTTAGGCTTTACTGTAGACAGGAAATATGTGACATTCGACGTAGCTATTCAGACGGTCTACGGCACAGACCCAGCCCAGTTCCAGTGGCATTTCTACACAGAGGGTTGGGGCAAGGGCGGTATTGACAGATGGGATACGAGCTCCATATCTCAGTACTGCGCCTCGTGGTTCGGCTATATGCCGGGCTGGGGTACCACGGGTTGGTATAACTATGCCAATGCGACAATCGACGAGATAACCGACAAGCTGTACAAAGGAAAATACACCTCCTTCAAAGAATATGTAGAGCTATATAGAAAGGCCACCTTGATGTGTATACAGGAGTCTGTGAGGGTCTTCGTCAATACAAACCTCAACGCCTTTGTGGCATCTCCGCAACTTAAGGGAGTCACAGTTGACCTAGGCGCCGGTCTAAGGGCTTCTGTCTACAACGCCCGCAACTGGTACGTCCCAGGTAGAGACGTAGTAAACGTGGGGCACCTATGGATATGGACCGCCTCCAGCGCATGGAACCCTGTGCCGCAGGGCGGTTTTACAGATGTCTACTCCGTAGACTGGTTCAGGATGATGTACGACCCCGCCGTGTGGAACCACCCATTCACCGGCGAGCCGATGCCCTTTAGAGCTACGTATGTCGTAGAAACCAAAGGCCCGGCCGGCTACTTCGACGTCCCTGCTGACGCGTATAGGTGGGACGCCAAGCAGAAGGCTTGGGTGAGCGCCGGGGGGGCCAAGGCTAAGTCAAAAGTCGTGTTTAATTACGCCAAGTACATAGGCGCTAAGTGGCACGATGGACAGCCGATTAAGCTTGCAGACGTATTGTTCATCTACGCATTCATGTGGGATATTTCAAACGACCCGCAGAAGGTCGCCCGCGAGTCCGGCGTTGCCTCGTATGTAAATGCCACGATGAGCTTAATCAAGGGTATACGGGTGGTCAACGATACAGCTATAGAGGTGTATATAGACTATTGGCATTTCGACCCCAACTACATAGCGTCTATGGCTGTATATACGCCGGATATGCCGTGGGAGATCTACTACGCCACGGATCAGCTCGTCTATGTAAAACAGACGTACGCCGCCTCCAGGGCGTCTGCGACTAAGTACAACGTCCCCTGGCTTTCCCTCATATTGAAAGACCACGCCAAGGCGGCAGCCGACGTGCTACAAGACGCCCTGTCTAAGGGCGTGTACCCAGAGAGCTGGTTTAAGATAGGCAACAAGACCTTGTTAACAAAGGACGAGGCTTTGGCGAGGTACAAAGCCGCTATCGACTGGTTTAACAAATACGGCCACTTGATAATATCGCAGGGGCCCTTCTATCTATATGCGATAGACACAGCTAAGCAGTACATAGAGCTACGCGCCTACAGAGATCCCACCTACCCCTACAAACCAGGGGCCTTCTACTTCGGCGTAGCTACACCGGTTTCCATAAAGGCCATAAACGTGCCGGCCGTCACGGTGGGCCAGCCTGCGTCTGTATCGGTCTCTCTGGAGGTGCCCACCGGCGCTGGAAAGATATACTACAAGTGGGGCGTGGTGGACCCCACCACTGGAAGATTCATTTACATATCTGAGGAGGCCTCCGCGGCGGGCGCCCCGCTAACCATAAACATGCCCGCGGACGTCTCGTCTAAGCTTACGGCCAACAAGCCGTACAAGTTCTGGGTTCTTACATACGCCGAAAATGTGCCTATAGTATCCGAGGCCACGCAGGTCTTTGTTCCAAAAGCTGCCGCCCCCGCAACTACCACGCCCGCCGCCACCACGCCTCCGGCGACCGCCACGCCGACTGCGACACCGCCTCAGCCGACTGTTGCGACGACTACGGCGCCTGCGGCCGGGTCCACCACGGCCCTAGCGGCAGCTGTGGTGGGTATATTGGTGATCATAGCAGCGCTGGCCCTCGCCTTGAGGAAGAAAAGCGGCGGAGCTCAGCAATAG